A window of Clostridium sp. 'White wine YQ' contains these coding sequences:
- the spoVB gene encoding stage V sporulation protein B: MRKDSFYKNSFILTSSNITTGVLGFIFSIYLSKKLGPEGVGLYGLVMPVYNLFIGLMTAGIIAAISKVSALYHNKGDYPNLIKTLRTVAFFNLIWAAIIGLLVFAFAPMIGTYGVHDERTIDAIKITCPAMFCIAVSNILKGYFYGISKVTMPSFIDILEKAMRIFVLIGLIYLFSAQSLSALVTVAYLALCIGEFQSLALLFVYYKFTLMGVKTSGGRTEGRAQLLFDVLFVSIPLGVNGFLTSIFTTISTLIVPRRLMVAGFTYSASLSLIGKFNGMAFVIVTFPIIVIASINSLLIPDLSQSLHSKEYFNVYRRIKQVLIIAFLLGLCTLLICQTIPDLLGEMFFSRDDLGFFIRSASICTPILFPAITMFGILNGLGKQGKILRNSLIVELIEITSLFILTAIPSINILGVAIANVITATVGLSLNLYEVNKSIKLNLSISNILILLLFFVLALFCLNLFLRVVPYDGIMFKTLTTVGSCVLLFSFLLFANRKLQED; the protein is encoded by the coding sequence ATGCGCAAAGATAGTTTCTATAAAAATTCTTTTATTTTAACCTCTTCCAATATAACAACAGGGGTCCTTGGTTTCATTTTTTCAATTTACTTATCAAAAAAACTAGGGCCTGAGGGAGTAGGTCTATATGGTTTAGTTATGCCAGTTTACAACTTATTTATTGGGCTAATGACAGCTGGTATAATCGCTGCAATATCTAAAGTTTCTGCCCTTTATCACAATAAGGGAGACTATCCAAACCTAATTAAAACCCTTAGAACTGTAGCATTTTTCAATTTAATATGGGCTGCTATTATAGGACTACTGGTTTTTGCTTTTGCTCCTATGATTGGTACATATGGCGTTCATGATGAAAGAACCATCGATGCTATAAAAATAACTTGTCCAGCTATGTTTTGCATTGCTGTATCAAATATTCTTAAGGGTTATTTTTATGGTATATCCAAGGTTACCATGCCTTCGTTTATTGATATATTAGAAAAAGCTATGCGTATTTTTGTTTTAATAGGACTAATATACCTATTTAGTGCACAAAGCCTTTCAGCTCTTGTTACAGTTGCATATTTAGCTTTATGTATTGGTGAATTCCAAAGCTTGGCATTACTTTTTGTTTATTATAAATTCACCTTAATGGGTGTAAAAACTTCTGGTGGAAGAACTGAAGGTAGAGCTCAGTTATTATTTGATGTACTTTTTGTTTCAATACCTCTAGGTGTAAATGGATTTCTAACATCTATTTTTACTACAATTTCAACATTAATTGTTCCTAGAAGGCTTATGGTTGCAGGTTTTACTTATTCTGCCTCCTTATCATTAATAGGTAAGTTTAATGGAATGGCTTTTGTTATAGTAACCTTTCCTATTATAGTTATTGCATCCATTAATTCATTACTGATTCCTGATTTATCTCAAAGTCTTCATAGTAAGGAATACTTCAATGTTTACAGAAGAATAAAACAAGTTTTAATTATTGCCTTTTTATTAGGCCTATGTACTTTGCTAATTTGTCAAACAATACCTGACTTATTGGGTGAGATGTTCTTTAGTAGAGATGATCTTGGCTTTTTTATTAGGTCTGCGTCAATTTGTACTCCAATTTTATTTCCTGCTATCACAATGTTTGGAATACTAAATGGACTTGGTAAACAAGGAAAGATATTAAGAAATTCTTTGATAGTTGAACTCATAGAAATAACTTCACTTTTTATATTAACTGCTATACCTTCAATTAATATATTGGGAGTTGCCATTGCAAATGTCATTACTGCAACTGTTGGTTTATCACTAAATCTTTATGAAGTAAATAAAAGTATTAAATTAAATTTATCAATAAGTAATATTCTAATATTATTGTTATTTTTTGTACTAGCCTTATTCTGCTTAAACCTATTCCTAAGAGTAGTACCTTATGATGGCATTATGTTTAAAACTCTTACAACAGTAGGTTCTTGCGTTTTGCTATTCTCATTTTTACTTTTTGCAAATAGAAAGTTACAGGAGGATTAA
- a CDS encoding PQQ-dependent sugar dehydrogenase, producing MKRFITLILLACVISVGTFFIYRISREKVKLSVSNGYEYKIIAKGQQGAKAICEDENNNIYIAFKSVIKIINEDGNEKQLYEDSSLDIYSIVYKDGKLYFVSGNSLMEFEIVSKKVKTLMNNLPNMGEYNESKLVLKDNQIYVTIGTVTNSGVVSDNQLVKDAGIYDKTPLDITLSGINYDQTGAFAKYGTETKKNEVVKGVFPGNASIIYYDLSNQNKRLYAWGIRNIEGIDFNSKGEIYAAVGGMEPVKPRPIYGDVDYIYKIEKDMWYGWPDFSGGDSVDSSRFGDKESEKPQLLLSIHPSKNPPAPFFQSKNLSGLTALAIDKKEIMFEKDSIIFFDKKENKVFTLSKEGVLNSYISLKGNGEINDIKVDNTGIILLEKNQGIVFQVFKENNENAISFSKKLLMTISFILLIFIVTIIIKLKLTKEVK from the coding sequence ATGAAAAGATTTATTACATTGATATTATTAGCTTGTGTTATTTCTGTGGGTACTTTTTTTATCTATAGGATATCGAGAGAGAAAGTTAAATTATCTGTGTCGAATGGATATGAATATAAAATAATAGCAAAAGGTCAGCAAGGAGCAAAAGCTATTTGTGAAGATGAAAATAATAATATCTATATAGCTTTTAAAAGCGTAATTAAAATAATAAATGAAGATGGAAACGAAAAACAATTATATGAGGATTCTTCCCTAGACATATATTCAATAGTATATAAGGATGGAAAACTTTATTTTGTTTCAGGTAACTCATTGATGGAATTTGAGATAGTAAGTAAAAAAGTTAAAACCTTAATGAATAATCTTCCCAATATGGGTGAGTATAATGAAAGTAAATTGGTTTTAAAAGATAATCAAATATATGTTACTATTGGAACTGTCACTAATTCAGGTGTTGTATCAGATAATCAATTAGTTAAGGATGCGGGTATTTATGATAAAACTCCATTAGATATAACATTAAGTGGCATAAATTATGACCAAACTGGTGCATTTGCTAAATATGGAACTGAGACCAAAAAAAATGAAGTTGTAAAAGGAGTTTTTCCAGGAAATGCGTCCATAATATATTATGACTTAAGTAATCAGAATAAAAGGCTTTATGCTTGGGGAATAAGAAATATAGAAGGAATTGATTTTAATTCAAAAGGGGAAATATATGCAGCAGTTGGAGGAATGGAGCCTGTAAAGCCTAGGCCTATATATGGAGATGTAGATTATATTTATAAGATAGAGAAAGATATGTGGTATGGATGGCCAGATTTTTCAGGCGGGGATTCGGTTGATTCCTCAAGATTTGGAGATAAAGAGAGTGAGAAACCACAACTATTATTATCAATTCATCCTAGTAAAAACCCACCAGCTCCTTTTTTCCAAAGCAAGAATCTTTCAGGCTTGACAGCATTAGCAATAGATAAAAAAGAGATTATGTTTGAAAAAGATAGCATTATTTTCTTTGACAAAAAAGAAAATAAGGTATTTACTTTAAGTAAAGAGGGAGTATTGAATTCATATATATCCCTAAAAGGAAATGGAGAAATTAATGATATAAAAGTTGATAATACTGGAATTATACTGTTAGAAAAAAATCAAGGAATTGTATTTCAAGTATTTAAAGAAAATAATGAAAATGCCATTTCTTTCTCAAAGAAATTATTAATGACAATTTCATTTATATTATTAATATTTATAGTAACAATAATTATAAAACTTAAACTAACAAAAGAGGTGAAATAA
- a CDS encoding zinc dependent phospholipase C family protein, which translates to MVKRIENAYGKVVRGVFFAVNPIKKVAVKTTCIIHKFINIQSIQILHNEGELEAWSFYKEHIRQLNAGVKWADSDFKSSNHFFHYEKEKGLYGLSNALSECEKYHKMSLEHLKKGELEKALFYLGAACHLLQDSTVPHHVNNKLLKKHREFELWIISKLFNDYDFTQEVGIIRNESVRDYIKKNAIFANATHEGYRTIENKEERYYLIASEILSRAQKTTAGFLLDFYNKNLQNRNLQHRIPSA; encoded by the coding sequence TTGGTCAAAAGGATAGAAAATGCTTATGGAAAAGTTGTAAGAGGGGTATTTTTTGCTGTAAACCCAATAAAGAAGGTAGCTGTAAAAACTACATGTATAATTCATAAGTTTATAAATATTCAAAGTATACAGATTCTTCATAATGAAGGAGAACTGGAGGCTTGGAGCTTTTATAAAGAGCATATAAGACAATTAAATGCCGGAGTAAAATGGGCAGACAGTGATTTTAAAAGTTCAAATCACTTCTTCCATTATGAGAAGGAAAAAGGACTTTATGGATTATCAAATGCCTTAAGTGAATGTGAAAAATATCATAAGATGTCTTTAGAGCATTTAAAAAAAGGTGAACTTGAAAAAGCATTATTCTATTTAGGTGCAGCTTGTCACTTATTACAAGACTCAACAGTTCCACACCATGTTAATAATAAATTATTAAAGAAACATAGAGAATTTGAATTATGGATCATATCAAAACTCTTTAATGATTATGATTTTACTCAAGAGGTTGGTATAATAAGAAATGAGTCAGTAAGAGATTATATCAAGAAGAACGCAATATTTGCTAATGCTACTCATGAGGGATATAGAACTATTGAAAATAAAGAGGAAAGATATTATTTAATAGCATCAGAGATATTGTCAAGAGCACAAAAAACTACTGCTGGATTTTTACTTGATTTTTATAATAAAAATTTACAAAATAGAAATTTACAACATAGAATTCCTTCTGCTTGA
- a CDS encoding B12-binding domain-containing radical SAM protein, with amino-acid sequence MLLTAINSKYIHSNLAVRYLKTFTEDLNYQGIIREFSINDKIERILEEIIKEKPDVVAFSTYIWNLEYVERLTELIKRVDRNIEILFGGPEVTYDSRLFLEEHNGNYVISGEGEKTYRDFVLFKLGEKDIKDIKGLYYKENEKVFFNGERPLMDMSEIVFPYKDNDNTIHDKIVYYEASRGCPFSCKYCLSSTIHGVRFLPADRVKKELQFFMDHKVKLVKFVDRTFNCNHNFSMDVWSFLINSDTNTRFHFEISADILTEEELKLLSTAPKGRFQFEVGVQTTDNKVLNNINRFVNFNEIKEKVEEMMKLKNIHQHLDLIAGLPEEDYETFKKSFNDVYEIRPEKVQLGFLKLLKGSLMRDESEKWGMEYSPYPPYEILRTSVLSYDEVIKLKKVEEMVDKYYNSEKFYNILNFFVNMFETPFDFYYELGMFFEEKGYFNRNIGNVEYYKVFIDFYTEKLSGDKLLELKEIIKFDYLSFNKKKWLPDFLNRTITKEEEKNVMLEYKEIYASKRYHVEKFSIDIMKYVKNNEIVQKDKYIIFNEENMEHIIEVG; translated from the coding sequence ATATTATTAACAGCGATCAACTCAAAGTACATTCACAGCAATTTAGCGGTGAGATACTTAAAGACATTTACAGAGGACTTAAATTATCAAGGTATTATAAGGGAATTTTCAATAAATGATAAAATAGAGAGAATACTAGAAGAAATTATAAAGGAGAAGCCAGATGTAGTAGCTTTTTCTACTTATATATGGAACTTGGAATACGTTGAAAGATTGACTGAGCTTATAAAAAGAGTAGATAGAAATATTGAAATACTATTTGGAGGACCTGAAGTTACCTATGATAGTAGGCTGTTTCTAGAAGAACATAACGGAAATTATGTAATCTCTGGTGAAGGAGAAAAAACATACAGAGATTTTGTGTTGTTTAAACTTGGGGAAAAAGATATAAAAGATATTAAAGGGTTATATTATAAAGAAAATGAAAAGGTATTTTTTAATGGAGAAAGACCTTTAATGGATATGTCTGAAATTGTTTTTCCATATAAAGATAATGACAATACCATACATGATAAGATAGTTTACTATGAAGCAAGCAGAGGATGTCCATTTAGTTGTAAATATTGTCTAAGCTCAACTATTCATGGAGTAAGATTTTTACCAGCAGATAGAGTAAAAAAAGAACTTCAATTCTTCATGGATCATAAGGTTAAATTAGTTAAGTTTGTAGATAGAACCTTTAACTGTAATCATAATTTTTCAATGGATGTGTGGAGCTTCTTAATAAATTCAGATACAAATACAAGATTTCATTTTGAAATTTCAGCTGATATTTTAACTGAAGAGGAATTAAAGCTATTAAGCACAGCTCCAAAGGGAAGATTTCAATTTGAAGTAGGAGTGCAGACTACAGATAATAAGGTTTTAAATAATATAAATAGATTTGTAAATTTCAATGAAATTAAAGAAAAAGTAGAAGAAATGATGAAGCTTAAGAACATTCATCAACACTTAGATTTAATAGCAGGTCTTCCAGAAGAAGATTATGAGACCTTTAAGAAATCCTTTAATGATGTTTATGAGATAAGACCAGAAAAAGTACAATTAGGTTTTCTAAAGCTATTAAAAGGCTCATTAATGAGAGATGAAAGTGAAAAGTGGGGAATGGAGTATTCACCATATCCACCTTATGAGATCTTAAGAACTTCAGTTTTAAGTTACGATGAAGTTATAAAATTAAAAAAAGTAGAAGAGATGGTAGATAAATATTATAACTCTGAAAAGTTTTATAATATTCTTAACTTCTTTGTAAATATGTTCGAAACACCTTTTGATTTCTACTATGAGCTAGGAATGTTCTTTGAAGAGAAAGGATACTTTAACAGAAATATAGGAAATGTAGAATACTATAAGGTTTTTATAGATTTCTATACTGAAAAGCTAAGTGGAGATAAACTTCTAGAACTTAAAGAGATAATTAAGTTTGATTACCTATCCTTTAATAAGAAGAAGTGGCTTCCAGACTTCTTAAACAGAACTATAACAAAGGAAGAAGAAAAAAATGTAATGCTAGAGTATAAAGAAATATATGCAAGTAAAAGGTACCATGTAGAAAAGTTTTCAATAGACATAATGAAATACGTTAAGAATAATGAAATTGTACAAAAAGACAAATATATTATTTTCAATGAAGAAAACATGGAACATATAATTGAAGTAGGATAA
- a CDS encoding MraY family glycosyltransferase produces the protein MKYGIALACAVFIVYLIIPVLMKLFVKYDFLDKPTERKKHKEPIPLCGGLGMFIGFFVMYFVFVGDFITKEKITVFIASLSILLIGLIDDFYKTRGKEFPIYPRFIVQILAAILVYRSGIAFSGFTNPFNGQYVELHVVVQFILTITWIFGVTTVINWSDGMDGLAGSLSTISSTTLFVVALAMRQPESAMMCIILVGSILGFLKYNRHPAKVFMGDSGANFLGFILGIIALDGAFKQATVMSLIIPILALGVPIFDNLFVIFKRYAEGKPIYQADRSQIHFRLQEKGLTTNQIVLYICAISMCLSIISIVLLFVKV, from the coding sequence ATGAAGTATGGAATAGCATTAGCATGTGCTGTATTTATAGTTTATTTAATTATTCCTGTTTTAATGAAATTATTTGTAAAATATGATTTTTTAGATAAACCAACTGAAAGAAAAAAACATAAGGAACCAATACCTCTTTGTGGAGGACTTGGGATGTTTATCGGCTTTTTCGTAATGTATTTTGTATTTGTAGGAGATTTTATTACAAAGGAAAAGATTACAGTTTTTATAGCATCTCTAAGTATTTTATTAATTGGACTAATAGACGATTTCTATAAAACAAGAGGAAAAGAATTTCCTATATATCCTAGATTTATAGTACAAATACTTGCAGCTATTTTAGTTTATAGAAGTGGAATAGCTTTTAGTGGATTTACAAATCCTTTTAATGGACAATATGTGGAATTGCACGTAGTGGTTCAATTTATTCTTACAATAACTTGGATATTTGGGGTTACTACAGTAATAAATTGGTCAGATGGTATGGATGGACTTGCAGGTAGTTTGTCTACAATATCTTCAACAACTTTATTTGTTGTAGCTCTTGCAATGAGACAGCCAGAATCAGCTATGATGTGTATTATATTAGTTGGATCTATTTTAGGTTTCTTAAAGTATAACAGACATCCAGCTAAAGTATTTATGGGAGATTCAGGCGCTAACTTTTTAGGATTTATTTTAGGGATAATTGCCTTAGATGGAGCATTTAAGCAAGCTACAGTTATGAGTTTAATAATTCCAATATTAGCATTAGGTGTACCAATCTTTGATAATTTATTTGTAATTTTTAAAAGATACGCAGAAGGTAAGCCTATATATCAAGCAGATAGGAGCCAAATACATTTTAGACTTCAAGAAAAAGGACTTACTACAAATCAAATAGTTTTATATATTTGTGCAATTAGTATGTGCTTAAGCATAATATCAATAGTGTTATTATTTGTTAAAGTTTAA
- a CDS encoding MalY/PatB family protein, with amino-acid sequence MSINFNEDIKRFNTSCYKWDQYGEDYIPLWVADMDFKSPDTIIKALNNRIEHGIFGYTKPDKELVETIVEHFKREYNTEIKESWIVWLPSIVPTINVVCQMIEGSVMINTPVYPNIRKAPVNVNREVIEVPLKREQGKYTFDFEEMEKSIREDTKLFILCNPHNPVGRVFSKEELEDLAEFCERHELILCSDEIHCQLIFEGKHIPLVSLGDKVSQGITLMSPGKTYNLPGIPIAFGVIPNTELRKKFLRASEGLLPHPGVLNYVVCKEAYKNGEPWRKELLEYLKGNLEFLECEFKSRLPELKLTPVEGTYLLWIDFRETGIKDPYKFLYKKAKVILSDGKDFGEEGFLRLNFGCRRDTLVRALDRIEKALRENEKNS; translated from the coding sequence ATGAGTATTAATTTTAATGAAGATATAAAAAGATTTAATACATCTTGCTATAAATGGGACCAATACGGAGAGGACTATATTCCATTATGGGTTGCAGATATGGATTTTAAATCGCCAGATACAATAATAAAAGCCTTAAATAATAGAATTGAGCATGGTATATTTGGATATACCAAACCTGATAAAGAGCTAGTAGAAACTATAGTAGAACATTTTAAGAGGGAATATAATACAGAGATAAAAGAATCATGGATAGTATGGCTTCCAAGCATCGTGCCAACTATAAATGTAGTATGTCAGATGATTGAGGGCTCTGTAATGATAAATACACCGGTATACCCTAACATAAGAAAAGCACCTGTAAATGTTAATAGGGAAGTAATTGAAGTTCCATTAAAGAGAGAACAGGGTAAGTATACTTTTGATTTTGAAGAAATGGAAAAATCGATAAGAGAGGATACTAAACTATTTATATTATGCAATCCACATAATCCTGTAGGAAGAGTTTTTTCTAAAGAGGAGTTAGAGGATTTAGCAGAGTTTTGTGAAAGGCATGAGCTAATCCTATGTTCTGATGAAATACATTGTCAGCTTATATTTGAAGGAAAACATATTCCACTAGTGTCACTTGGAGATAAAGTATCTCAAGGTATAACTCTTATGAGCCCAGGAAAAACATATAATCTTCCTGGAATACCAATAGCCTTTGGGGTTATACCAAACACAGAATTAAGAAAAAAGTTTCTTAGAGCATCAGAAGGATTGCTACCGCATCCAGGAGTTTTAAACTATGTTGTATGTAAAGAAGCATATAAAAATGGAGAGCCTTGGAGAAAAGAATTATTAGAATATCTAAAAGGAAATTTAGAATTTTTAGAGTGCGAATTTAAAAGCAGATTGCCAGAATTAAAATTAACTCCGGTGGAAGGAACGTATTTGCTTTGGATAGATTTTAGAGAAACAGGCATTAAGGATCCATATAAGTTTCTATATAAAAAGGCTAAAGTTATTCTTTCAGATGGAAAGGATTTTGGTGAAGAAGGATTTTTAAGGCTTAACTTTGGATGTAGAAGAGATACATTAGTTAGAGCTTTGGATAGAATTGAAAAAGCCTTGAGGGAAAATGAAAAAAATAGTTGA
- the metF gene encoding methylenetetrahydrofolate reductase [NAD(P)H]: MFIKDIFESRKVVYSFEIFPPKTTSSLETIYTTLENLGELKPDFISVTYGAGGSTVDNKTTQLSSLIKNKYGIEALAHLTCIGSTKEDINNILNDLKKNNINNILALRGDIPIGQTNNGEFSYAYELVNHIKDQGDFGVSAACYPEGHIECRNLELDIERLKQKVDNGAEHLVSQLFFNNEIFYNFLDRADKEGINVPIEAGIMPVVNKKQIERISSLCGAQLPAKFLRMMDKYEHNPEALRDAGIAYAVEQIVDLLSSGVRGIHLYTMNNPLVARRITENIGTIITTLNEKAVI; the protein is encoded by the coding sequence ATGTTTATTAAGGATATTTTTGAGAGTAGGAAGGTAGTTTATTCTTTTGAGATCTTTCCACCAAAGACTACATCTTCACTTGAAACAATATACACAACACTAGAAAATCTTGGGGAATTAAAACCAGACTTTATATCAGTAACCTACGGAGCTGGTGGGAGTACAGTAGATAATAAAACTACACAATTATCTTCACTAATTAAGAATAAATATGGTATTGAGGCACTTGCACACTTAACCTGCATTGGATCAACAAAAGAAGATATCAATAATATTCTAAATGACTTGAAGAAGAATAATATTAATAATATCCTTGCACTTAGAGGAGATATTCCAATAGGTCAAACTAATAATGGGGAATTTTCCTATGCTTATGAATTAGTTAATCACATTAAAGATCAAGGAGATTTTGGGGTCAGTGCTGCTTGTTATCCAGAAGGGCATATAGAATGCAGGAATTTAGAGCTTGATATAGAGAGACTTAAGCAAAAGGTAGATAATGGTGCTGAACACTTAGTTTCTCAGTTGTTTTTTAATAATGAAATATTTTATAATTTTCTTGATAGAGCAGATAAAGAAGGAATCAATGTTCCTATTGAAGCAGGAATAATGCCAGTAGTGAATAAAAAGCAAATCGAGAGAATTAGCAGCCTTTGTGGTGCGCAGTTACCAGCTAAATTCTTAAGAATGATGGACAAATATGAGCATAACCCTGAAGCTTTAAGAGATGCAGGAATAGCATATGCAGTAGAGCAGATAGTTGATCTATTATCATCAGGAGTTAGGGGTATACACTTATATACAATGAATAATCCATTAGTAGCAAGAAGAATAACAGAAAATATAGGAACTATAATTACTACATTAAATGAAAAGGCAGTTATTTAA
- a CDS encoding S-ribosylhomocysteine lyase, whose translation MEKVESFELDHRIVKAPYIRKAKTLDGSLGDKVTKFDLRFTQPNKEAIPTASIHGLEHLLAGLLREELDGIIDLSPMGCRTGFYLIVWGDREPVEVKPALEAALKKVLVADEIPARNEIQCGNYRDLSLFGAKEYAKKVLETGFSLNVFGE comes from the coding sequence ATGGAAAAAGTAGAAAGTTTTGAGTTAGATCATAGAATAGTAAAGGCACCTTATATTAGAAAAGCTAAGACTCTAGATGGTAGTTTAGGGGACAAGGTAACTAAATTCGATTTAAGATTTACACAACCTAATAAGGAAGCTATCCCAACAGCTTCAATTCATGGATTAGAACATCTTTTAGCAGGTCTTTTAAGAGAAGAATTAGATGGAATAATTGATTTATCTCCAATGGGATGCAGAACAGGATTCTATCTAATAGTTTGGGGAGATAGAGAACCTGTAGAAGTTAAACCAGCTTTAGAAGCAGCACTTAAAAAAGTATTAGTTGCAGATGAGATTCCAGCAAGAAATGAAATTCAATGTGGTAACTATAGAGATCTATCACTTTTTGGTGCAAAAGAATATGCTAAAAAAGTTTTAGAAACTGGTTTTTCTCTAAATGTATTCGGTGAATAA
- a CDS encoding helix-turn-helix transcriptional regulator, whose product MAKSKIFKTNLKVLRAEKNITQEKLAEDVDVSRGTILEIERGTFNPSLKLAFKIAQYFDKRVDDIFELLQEDVEDE is encoded by the coding sequence ATGGCTAAGTCTAAAATATTCAAAACTAATTTGAAGGTTTTAAGAGCTGAAAAAAATATAACACAAGAAAAGCTTGCAGAAGATGTAGATGTGTCTAGAGGAACAATACTAGAAATTGAACGTGGAACCTTTAATCCATCATTAAAATTAGCCTTTAAAATAGCTCAATATTTTGATAAAAGAGTTGATGATATCTTTGAATTATTACAGGAGGATGTGGAAGATGAATAA
- the def gene encoding peptide deformylase, producing the protein MAVRKIVQLGDEHLKKVCEPVKEINEEIDELIQDLRDTLATVDGVGLAAPQIAVNKRVVYIDLRDGESEPVVLINPEILEQDGKEVDSEGCLSYVGYEGLVERPTRVVVQAYDEDGNLMEYEAEGFLARCFCHEIDHLDGIMYVDKATEVYELEEEEDSEE; encoded by the coding sequence ATGGCAGTTAGAAAAATTGTGCAACTAGGTGATGAACATTTAAAAAAAGTTTGTGAACCAGTAAAAGAAATAAATGAAGAAATTGATGAATTAATTCAAGACTTAAGGGATACTCTAGCAACTGTAGATGGGGTAGGATTAGCAGCACCACAAATTGCAGTAAATAAAAGAGTAGTATATATAGATTTAAGAGATGGAGAATCTGAACCAGTAGTACTTATAAATCCAGAGATACTAGAACAAGATGGTAAAGAAGTTGATTCTGAAGGATGCTTAAGTTACGTTGGATATGAAGGATTAGTTGAAAGACCAACTAGAGTTGTAGTTCAAGCTTATGACGAAGATGGAAATCTAATGGAATATGAAGCAGAAGGATTTTTAGCAAGATGTTTCTGCCATGAAATTGACCATTTAGATGGAATCATGTATGTTGATAAAGCTACAGAAGTTTACGAATTAGAAGAAGAAGAGGATTCAGAAGAATAG